Proteins encoded together in one Synechococcus sp. A15-62 window:
- the nuoH gene encoding NADH-quinone oxidoreductase subunit NuoH: protein MSPGLDLELSFSQALQGFGFSPEVARLLWLPLPMLLVLVAAVVGVLVSVWLERKISAAVQQRIGPEYAGALGVLQPLADGLKLLVKEDIIPARADSLLFTLGPVLVVVPVIISWLIIPFGQNLLISNVGVGIFLWISFSSIQPIGLLMSGYASNNKYSLLGGLRAAAQSISYEIPLALAVLAIVMMTNSLSTVDIVGQQTGAGILSWNIWRQPVGFLIFWICALAECERLPFDLPEAEEELVAGYQTEYAGMKFALFYLAGYINLVLSAVLVSVLYLGGWGFPIPVDWLAGWLNQPIDAPVVQVITGTVGIVMTVLKAYLLVFVAILLRWTTPRVRIDQLLDLGWKFLLPLSLVNLLVTAALKLAFPVAFGG, encoded by the coding sequence GTGAGTCCGGGACTGGACCTGGAATTGAGCTTTAGCCAGGCCCTGCAAGGGTTTGGCTTCTCCCCGGAGGTGGCGAGGCTGCTGTGGCTGCCGTTGCCGATGCTGCTTGTTCTGGTGGCTGCAGTGGTGGGCGTGCTTGTTTCGGTGTGGCTGGAACGCAAGATTTCTGCCGCCGTTCAGCAGCGGATCGGTCCGGAATATGCCGGAGCCCTGGGTGTACTTCAGCCTCTGGCCGACGGCCTCAAGTTGCTGGTCAAGGAAGACATCATTCCTGCGCGGGCCGACAGCCTGCTGTTCACCCTTGGCCCGGTGCTGGTGGTAGTGCCGGTGATCATCTCCTGGCTGATCATTCCCTTCGGCCAGAACCTGCTGATCAGCAATGTGGGCGTGGGGATCTTCCTCTGGATCTCCTTCAGCAGCATTCAGCCGATCGGCCTGTTGATGAGCGGCTATGCCTCCAACAACAAGTACTCGCTGCTCGGGGGACTGCGGGCAGCAGCTCAATCGATCAGTTACGAAATTCCCCTTGCTCTGGCGGTGCTGGCCATCGTGATGATGACCAACTCGCTGAGCACGGTCGACATCGTCGGTCAGCAGACCGGTGCCGGCATCTTGAGCTGGAACATCTGGCGTCAGCCGGTGGGCTTCCTGATTTTCTGGATCTGTGCTCTGGCCGAGTGTGAGCGGCTTCCCTTCGACCTTCCTGAAGCTGAGGAAGAGCTGGTTGCGGGTTACCAGACCGAGTACGCGGGCATGAAGTTCGCCCTCTTCTACCTGGCGGGATACATCAACCTGGTGCTCTCTGCCGTTCTGGTCAGCGTTCTGTACCTCGGCGGCTGGGGCTTCCCGATCCCTGTGGATTGGTTGGCCGGCTGGCTGAACCAGCCCATCGATGCCCCCGTGGTGCAGGTGATCACAGGCACCGTTGGCATCGTGATGACGGTGCTCAAGGCTTATCTGCTGGTGTTCGTGGCGATCCTGCTTCGCTGGACCACCCCTCGCGTCCGCATTGACCAGCTGCTCGATCTGGGCTGGAAGTTCCTGCTCCCCCTGTCCCTGGTGAACCTTCTGGTGACAGCAGCCCTCAAGCTCGCTTTCCCCGTTGCATTCGGCGGCTAG
- a CDS encoding segregation/condensation protein A, which produces MLQVAHNDGADAGARLAIRLLQDAAERGDLDPWDVDVIAVIDGFLDQLRQRIEVPGQVAAALAGRGGSYERDLADSSEAFLAASVLVGLKAEMLETSMLPPPPEVEDHFDADFDEQGWLDPAFDLPRRPERHLQRRPVAPPPLRRPVTLGELIEQLESIAEQLESDELEARRRKRQKRYSNREAIAQVAGLAHREKLPETTAALGVFLNGWETALDWVGFDQLVDQWEVAAAADLDRDRVGVFWALLFLSSQGRVELEQEGWLHGPLRLKFIPANGTATQLPIRSLQVPDPSPTRTVVAA; this is translated from the coding sequence TTGCTCCAGGTGGCCCACAACGACGGCGCTGATGCTGGAGCCCGCCTTGCGATTCGGCTGCTGCAGGACGCAGCGGAGCGGGGGGATCTGGATCCCTGGGATGTGGATGTGATCGCCGTCATCGACGGCTTTCTGGATCAACTCCGGCAACGCATTGAAGTTCCTGGGCAGGTGGCAGCCGCCCTGGCCGGACGGGGCGGCAGCTACGAACGGGACCTGGCCGACAGCAGCGAAGCCTTTCTGGCCGCCTCGGTGTTGGTGGGACTCAAAGCGGAGATGCTCGAAACCAGCATGCTGCCGCCACCGCCCGAAGTCGAAGATCACTTCGACGCCGACTTCGATGAACAAGGTTGGCTTGATCCGGCCTTTGATCTGCCCCGACGGCCGGAACGCCATCTGCAGCGGCGTCCGGTGGCACCACCGCCCTTGCGTCGCCCCGTCACCCTTGGCGAGCTGATCGAACAGCTGGAATCGATTGCCGAGCAGCTGGAATCAGACGAACTCGAGGCACGCCGCCGCAAACGACAGAAGCGCTACAGCAACCGTGAAGCCATCGCCCAGGTGGCAGGGCTGGCCCACCGCGAAAAGCTTCCGGAAACAACCGCAGCACTGGGGGTGTTTCTGAACGGTTGGGAGACAGCCCTGGACTGGGTGGGCTTCGATCAACTAGTGGACCAATGGGAGGTGGCCGCCGCTGCTGATTTGGACCGGGATCGAGTTGGGGTGTTCTGGGCCTTGCTGTTTCTCTCCTCCCAGGGCCGAGTTGAGCTGGAGCAGGAGGGTTGGCTCCACGGGCCACTGCGACTGAAATTCATCCCCGCCAATGGCACTGCAACGCAACTGCCAATTCGCAGCCTTCAGGTGCCAGATCCGTCGCCGACCCGGACGGTCGTGGCGGCCTAA
- a CDS encoding helix-turn-helix transcriptional regulator, which produces MSSLDGTDPLEISLSAREIEIIELVAEGLTNQEIADRLTISKRTVDNHVSNVFTKTGSKNRVALLNWAMDNGKICRDGFNCCVLPEHDPPSA; this is translated from the coding sequence ATGTCCTCCCTCGACGGTACGGATCCTCTGGAGATCTCCCTCTCTGCAAGGGAGATCGAGATCATCGAGCTCGTGGCCGAAGGACTGACCAATCAGGAAATCGCTGACCGGCTCACCATCAGCAAACGAACGGTGGACAACCATGTGAGCAACGTGTTCACCAAGACCGGTTCCAAGAACCGGGTGGCACTGCTCAATTGGGCCATGGACAACGGCAAGATCTGCCGGGACGGCTTCAACTGTTGCGTCCTTCCAGAACACGATCCCCCCTCAGCCTGA
- the nuoK gene encoding NADH-quinone oxidoreductase subunit NuoK, translating to MSDLLATLPSLQAYLLVAAMLFCIGVWGLINSRNAVRVLMSIELMLNAVNINLMAFSSFVDGDLIRGQVFAVFVITVAAAEAAVGLAILLSLYRNRVTVDMEQFNLLRW from the coding sequence ATGAGCGACTTACTTGCCACACTTCCCTCCCTGCAGGCCTACCTCCTGGTGGCTGCGATGCTCTTCTGCATCGGCGTCTGGGGTTTGATCAACAGTCGCAATGCGGTGCGCGTATTGATGAGCATTGAGCTGATGCTCAATGCCGTGAACATCAACTTGATGGCCTTTTCCTCCTTCGTGGATGGTGATTTGATTCGCGGCCAGGTCTTCGCTGTGTTTGTGATCACTGTGGCCGCCGCTGAGGCCGCTGTCGGTCTGGCGATCCTGCTGTCGCTTTATCGCAATCGCGTTACCGTCGACATGGAGCAGTTCAACCTGCTGCGCTGGTAA
- a CDS encoding lipopolysaccharide assembly protein LapA domain-containing protein: protein MRQINFGLIFSFGLITVFFTLANTSPTTVHVLPGVEYTLPLAGLLLLAAGLGAVSAWFFAAWTGMLNNVEQFSKANEYEAQQVRIQELETDLSRYRSTVETQLGLLPATTVSATSAGSDDSDQAEVTDASSAA from the coding sequence ATGCGTCAGATCAACTTCGGCCTGATCTTCAGCTTCGGCCTGATCACGGTGTTCTTCACCCTGGCGAACACCAGCCCCACGACGGTTCATGTGTTGCCGGGTGTCGAGTACACCCTGCCTTTGGCAGGTTTGCTGCTGCTGGCAGCGGGGTTGGGAGCCGTTTCGGCCTGGTTCTTCGCGGCCTGGACCGGGATGCTCAACAACGTTGAACAGTTCAGCAAAGCGAACGAATACGAAGCACAGCAGGTGCGGATCCAGGAACTGGAGACCGACCTCAGCCGCTACCGATCCACCGTTGAAACCCAGCTGGGACTCCTGCCTGCCACCACCGTCAGCGCGACCAGTGCTGGGAGCGACGACAGCGACCAGGCGGAGGTCACCGACGCCAGCAGTGCGGCCTGA
- a CDS encoding NAD(+) kinase, giving the protein MRLDRVWVIYRADSQPAQREARQCAKELKALGSHVVTAMSGPRVNPFPGLLAVEESLPDLAVVLGGDGTVLGAARHLAVHDIPILSINVGGHLGFLTHDRRVLRGDQIWQRLQDDQFAIERRMMLQAMVDCRSAEDRAASPGPLQQPDLEDDEEHHWAFNDFYLRAYRDEISPTCTLELEIDGEVIDQVRGDGLILSTPTGSTGYALAAGGPILHPGIDAIIVAPICPMSLSSRTLVVPPRARLAIWPLGAGDHRIKLWKDGVGCTVLEPGECCVVQQARHHALMVLLNQSPSYYRTLSHKLHWAGSLHAAQPSQN; this is encoded by the coding sequence ATGCGTCTCGATCGGGTCTGGGTGATCTATCGGGCCGACAGTCAGCCTGCCCAGCGTGAGGCCCGGCAATGTGCCAAGGAGCTGAAGGCCCTAGGCTCCCACGTGGTCACGGCGATGTCGGGGCCGCGGGTGAATCCTTTCCCTGGCCTGCTGGCTGTTGAGGAGTCGTTGCCCGACCTTGCTGTGGTGCTGGGGGGAGATGGCACGGTGCTGGGGGCTGCCCGCCACCTGGCGGTGCATGACATCCCGATCCTCAGCATCAATGTGGGAGGCCATCTGGGTTTTCTCACCCATGACCGCCGTGTGTTGCGTGGCGATCAGATCTGGCAACGCCTTCAGGACGATCAGTTCGCGATTGAACGGCGCATGATGCTTCAGGCGATGGTGGATTGCCGTTCTGCTGAAGATCGAGCGGCTTCGCCGGGCCCGTTGCAGCAGCCGGATCTTGAAGACGATGAAGAGCACCACTGGGCCTTCAACGACTTCTACTTGCGGGCCTATCGCGATGAAATTTCGCCCACCTGCACCCTGGAGCTCGAGATCGATGGGGAAGTGATCGATCAGGTGCGTGGTGATGGCCTGATCCTCTCCACCCCCACGGGCTCCACCGGGTACGCCCTGGCGGCAGGGGGGCCGATTCTTCATCCCGGCATCGATGCCATCATCGTTGCCCCGATCTGCCCGATGAGTCTCTCCAGCCGAACGCTGGTGGTGCCGCCCCGGGCCAGGTTGGCGATCTGGCCTCTTGGGGCTGGGGATCACCGGATCAAGCTTTGGAAAGACGGCGTGGGCTGCACGGTGCTCGAGCCTGGCGAGTGCTGTGTTGTTCAGCAGGCGCGCCACCATGCCCTGATGGTGTTGCTCAATCAAAGCCCGTCGTACTACCGAACCCTGTCCCACAAGCTGCACTGGGCGGGAAGCCTGCACGCGGCGCAGCCCTCGCAGAATTGA
- a CDS encoding methylenetetrahydrofolate reductase, which yields MERDLRTALQRAIEAGDQVLTAEVMPPRGADPSHMLAMAASLQGRVHAVNVTDGSRAVMRMSSLASCKLLLEAGLEPVLQMACRDRNRIALQADLLGAHALGIRNLLCLTGDPVRAGDQSDARPVNEFESVKLLQQVDALNRGMDPVQGTLPDGATTLFAGCAADPQSRSWSGLQRRLQRKQAAGARFVQTQMVMDPEALERFQRELAGPLDLPVLAGVFLLKSAKNARFINRVVPGACIPDALIHRLECAEHPAMEGVAIAAEQVKRYLGIVRGVHLMAIKAEERIPMILDRAGLSSLPG from the coding sequence ATGGAACGAGATTTGAGGACGGCGCTACAGCGCGCAATTGAGGCCGGGGATCAGGTGCTCACGGCCGAGGTGATGCCTCCCCGCGGAGCCGATCCTTCGCACATGCTGGCCATGGCCGCATCGTTGCAAGGCCGTGTCCATGCGGTGAATGTGACCGATGGCAGTCGGGCCGTGATGCGGATGAGCAGCCTGGCCTCTTGCAAGTTGCTGCTTGAGGCCGGCCTGGAACCGGTGTTGCAGATGGCCTGCCGGGATCGCAACCGCATCGCCCTCCAGGCCGACCTGCTCGGGGCCCATGCGCTTGGGATCCGCAACCTGTTGTGTCTCACTGGCGATCCGGTGCGGGCGGGTGATCAGTCGGATGCGCGGCCGGTGAATGAGTTCGAGTCGGTGAAGCTCCTGCAGCAGGTGGACGCTCTTAATCGAGGCATGGATCCCGTGCAGGGCACCCTGCCGGACGGGGCGACCACGCTGTTTGCGGGGTGTGCTGCCGACCCGCAATCGAGGAGCTGGAGCGGTCTCCAGCGTCGGTTGCAGCGCAAGCAGGCGGCGGGAGCCCGTTTCGTTCAAACCCAGATGGTGATGGACCCTGAAGCGCTCGAGCGCTTCCAGCGCGAGCTGGCAGGCCCCCTGGACCTGCCCGTTCTCGCTGGCGTCTTTCTGCTGAAGTCAGCCAAGAATGCCCGGTTCATCAATCGCGTTGTACCTGGAGCTTGCATCCCCGATGCGTTGATCCATCGGCTGGAGTGCGCCGAGCATCCCGCCATGGAGGGTGTGGCCATCGCCGCAGAACAGGTGAAGCGCTACCTCGGCATCGTTCGTGGCGTGCACCTGATGGCGATCAAGGCGGAGGAGCGGATCCCGATGATCCTCGATCGCGCTGGTCTCAGCTCGCTGCCTGGGTGA
- a CDS encoding NDP-sugar synthase: MKAMILAAGKGTRVQPITHVIPKPMIPILQKPVMEFLLELLKEHGFTEVMVNVSHLAEEIENYFRDGQRFGVEIAYSFEGRIEDGELIGSALGSAGGLKKIQDFQHFFDDTFVVLCGDALIDLDLSEAVRLHKEKGAIASLVTKRVPKDQVSSYGVVVTDDQNRISSFQEKPSVDEALSDTINTGIYIFEPEIFEHIPSGQSFDIGSDLFPKLAELGAPFYAIPMDFEWVDIGKVPDYWQAIRSVLSGDVRQVGIPGKEVRPGVYTGLNVAANWDKINVSGPVYVGGMTKIEDGATIIGPTMIGPSCHICEGATVDNSIIFDYSRIGPGVQLLEKLVFGRYCVGKDGDHFDLQEASLDWLITDARRQDLVEPSPQQKAMAELLGTDLTQAAS; this comes from the coding sequence ATGAAGGCGATGATTCTGGCGGCTGGTAAGGGGACGCGGGTCCAACCGATCACCCATGTGATCCCCAAGCCAATGATTCCGATCCTGCAGAAGCCGGTGATGGAATTTCTGCTGGAACTGCTCAAGGAGCACGGCTTCACCGAAGTGATGGTGAACGTCTCCCACCTGGCCGAAGAGATTGAAAATTACTTCCGGGATGGCCAGCGTTTCGGCGTTGAAATTGCTTACAGCTTTGAAGGACGAATTGAAGACGGTGAGCTGATCGGTAGTGCCCTGGGATCTGCTGGCGGGCTCAAAAAAATCCAGGATTTCCAGCACTTCTTTGACGACACCTTCGTGGTGCTCTGCGGCGACGCGCTGATCGACCTTGATCTCAGCGAAGCGGTACGCCTGCACAAAGAGAAGGGTGCGATCGCCAGCCTTGTCACCAAACGGGTCCCCAAGGATCAGGTGAGCAGCTATGGCGTTGTGGTCACCGATGACCAGAACAGAATTTCAAGCTTCCAGGAGAAGCCCAGCGTCGACGAAGCCCTCAGCGACACGATCAACACCGGCATCTACATCTTCGAGCCGGAAATCTTTGAACACATCCCTTCGGGTCAGTCCTTCGACATCGGCTCGGATCTGTTCCCGAAACTGGCCGAGCTCGGTGCACCGTTCTATGCCATCCCGATGGATTTCGAATGGGTGGATATCGGCAAGGTTCCCGACTACTGGCAAGCCATCCGCAGCGTGTTATCGGGTGACGTCCGTCAGGTGGGCATCCCCGGCAAGGAGGTGCGCCCAGGGGTTTACACCGGCCTGAATGTGGCCGCCAACTGGGACAAGATCAACGTCAGCGGTCCCGTCTACGTGGGCGGCATGACCAAGATCGAAGACGGCGCAACCATTATTGGACCCACCATGATCGGCCCCAGCTGCCACATCTGTGAGGGCGCCACCGTTGATAACTCGATCATCTTCGACTATTCGCGCATCGGCCCTGGCGTGCAGCTGCTCGAGAAGCTGGTGTTTGGCCGCTACTGCGTGGGCAAGGACGGTGATCACTTCGATCTGCAGGAGGCCTCGCTCGACTGGCTGATCACCGATGCCCGTCGTCAGGACCTTGTGGAGCCTTCCCCACAGCAAAAGGCCATGGCAGAGCTGCTCGGCACCGACCTCACCCAGGCAGCGAGCTGA
- the ndhI gene encoding NAD(P)H-quinone oxidoreductase subunit I, whose amino-acid sequence MFGFLKQVGDYTRDAVDAARNLAQGFSVTFDHMQRRPVTVQYPYEKLIPSERYRGRIHYEFDKCIACEVCVRVCPINLPVVDWVMNKATKKKELRNYSIDFGVCIFCGNCVEYCPTNCLSMTEEYELAAFDRHSLNYDNVALGRLPTSVTTDPSVVPLRELAYLPAGEMDPHGVAADRPRAGQLPAQVLETLTPPAKPTAKNEGQSSSEAKEGDA is encoded by the coding sequence ATGTTCGGCTTTCTCAAGCAGGTCGGTGATTACACCCGGGATGCAGTCGATGCAGCCCGGAATCTGGCCCAAGGCTTTTCGGTCACCTTCGACCACATGCAGCGCCGTCCGGTCACGGTGCAGTACCCCTACGAGAAGCTCATTCCATCCGAGCGTTACCGGGGCCGGATTCACTACGAGTTCGACAAGTGCATCGCCTGTGAGGTGTGCGTGCGGGTCTGCCCGATCAACCTTCCGGTGGTCGATTGGGTGATGAACAAAGCCACGAAGAAGAAGGAGCTGCGCAACTACTCCATCGACTTCGGCGTCTGCATTTTCTGTGGCAACTGCGTCGAGTACTGCCCCACCAACTGCCTCTCGATGACGGAGGAGTACGAGCTAGCTGCTTTTGATCGTCACAGCCTCAACTACGACAACGTCGCCCTCGGACGCCTTCCCACCAGCGTTACCACCGATCCCTCAGTCGTTCCCCTCCGGGAACTTGCCTATCTGCCGGCAGGTGAGATGGATCCTCACGGCGTTGCTGCCGATCGGCCTCGGGCTGGCCAGCTTCCGGCTCAGGTGTTGGAGACCCTCACCCCTCCAGCGAAGCCCACAGCCAAGAATGAGGGACAATCCTCCAGTGAGGCCAAGGAGGGCGACGCATGA
- a CDS encoding NAD(P)H-quinone oxidoreductase subunit 4 translates to MFEFAVAGVSEPVQATVPWLSLSILVPIVGALLVPLVPDKGEGKQVRWYALIVTLITFLITVAAYLTGYDPSLSGLQLSERVSWLPDLGLTWAVGADGLSMPLILLTSFITSLACLAAWPVSFKPRLFYFLLLAMDGGQIAVFAVQDMLLFFLAWELELIPVYLLLAIWGGKKRQYAATKFILYTAGSSLFILLAALAMGFFGGGTPSFEYTALAAKDFGTGFQLLCYAGLLIAFGVKLPIVPLHTWLPDAHGEATAPVHMLLAGILLKMGGYALLRFNCELLPAAHSQFAPLLIVLGVVNIIYAALTSFAQRNLKRKIAYSSISHMGFVLIGVGSFSALGTSGAMLQMISHGLIGASLFFLVGATYDRTHTLQLDEMGGIGQKMRIMFALWTVCALASLALPGMSGFVSELMVFAGFATDEAYTLPFRVVICGLAAVGVILTPIYLLSMLREIFFGKEKEELVSHTNLVDAEPREVYIIGCLLVPIIGIGLYPKLMTDSYRSSIEALVSRNLGAMEQVISPTAPLIRGQAPVPAIIQAPAVGAS, encoded by the coding sequence GTGTTCGAATTCGCAGTCGCCGGGGTGAGTGAGCCGGTGCAGGCCACCGTTCCATGGCTGAGCCTGTCGATCCTGGTGCCGATTGTGGGTGCCCTGCTGGTTCCGCTGGTTCCCGACAAAGGCGAGGGCAAGCAGGTCCGCTGGTACGCCCTGATCGTGACGCTGATCACCTTCCTGATCACCGTCGCGGCTTACCTCACCGGCTACGACCCGAGCCTGAGTGGCTTGCAGCTGTCTGAACGGGTGAGCTGGCTGCCGGATCTTGGCCTCACCTGGGCGGTGGGAGCCGACGGCCTCTCGATGCCGTTGATCCTGCTCACCAGCTTCATTACCAGCCTGGCCTGCCTGGCGGCATGGCCGGTGAGTTTCAAACCACGGCTGTTTTATTTCCTGCTGCTGGCCATGGACGGCGGCCAGATCGCGGTGTTCGCCGTGCAGGACATGCTGCTGTTCTTCCTGGCCTGGGAACTGGAACTGATCCCGGTGTATCTGCTGTTGGCCATCTGGGGCGGCAAGAAACGCCAGTACGCCGCAACCAAATTCATCCTCTACACAGCCGGCAGCTCGTTGTTCATCCTGCTGGCCGCCCTGGCCATGGGCTTCTTCGGCGGCGGCACCCCCAGTTTTGAGTACACCGCTCTTGCGGCCAAAGACTTCGGAACGGGCTTTCAACTGCTCTGCTATGCCGGGCTACTGATCGCCTTCGGCGTGAAGCTACCCATCGTGCCCCTGCACACCTGGCTGCCAGATGCCCATGGCGAAGCCACAGCTCCGGTGCATATGTTGTTGGCCGGCATCCTGCTGAAGATGGGCGGGTATGCCCTGCTGCGCTTCAACTGTGAACTGCTGCCAGCAGCCCACTCCCAGTTCGCACCACTGCTGATCGTGCTGGGGGTGGTGAACATCATCTACGCCGCCCTCACCTCCTTCGCCCAGCGCAACCTCAAGCGAAAGATCGCCTACAGCTCGATCAGCCACATGGGCTTCGTGCTGATTGGCGTGGGCAGCTTCAGTGCCCTGGGCACCAGTGGCGCCATGCTGCAGATGATCAGCCACGGCTTGATCGGCGCCAGCCTGTTCTTCCTCGTGGGTGCCACCTACGACCGCACCCACACGCTCCAGCTGGATGAGATGGGAGGCATTGGCCAGAAGATGCGAATCATGTTCGCGCTCTGGACGGTGTGTGCCCTCGCCTCCCTGGCCCTGCCCGGCATGAGCGGATTCGTGAGCGAACTGATGGTGTTTGCCGGTTTCGCCACGGATGAGGCCTACACCCTGCCCTTCCGCGTGGTGATCTGCGGGCTGGCCGCCGTCGGCGTGATCCTCACACCGATCTATCTGCTCTCGATGCTTCGCGAGATCTTTTTCGGCAAGGAGAAAGAGGAGCTGGTGTCCCACACCAACCTGGTGGATGCGGAGCCGCGCGAGGTGTACATCATCGGCTGCCTGCTGGTGCCGATCATCGGAATCGGGCTGTACCCCAAGCTGATGACCGACAGCTACCGCAGCTCGATCGAAGCCCTGGTGAGCCGAAACCTGGGTGCGATGGAACAGGTGATCTCGCCAACGGCCCCCTTGATTCGAGGTCAGGCCCCCGTTCCGGCGATCATCCAAGCCCCCGCCGTGGGCGCGTCATAA
- a CDS encoding NADH-quinone oxidoreductase subunit J yields MTIATTTELICFLVLSAVVVIGALGVVLLSNIVYSAFLLGGVFTAVAGLYLLLNASFVAMAQILVYVGAINVLILFAIMLVNKREDLKAIANLTTRRVVSAGVCAGLLALLVRVVVTTPWSLPGPAAVGEEATARIGEHLFTDYLLPFEVASVLLLMAMIGAIVLARRDVLATDVVTGEVADQGLIEKARTPLLMNRAD; encoded by the coding sequence ATGACCATCGCGACAACCACCGAGCTGATCTGTTTCCTGGTGCTGTCCGCCGTTGTGGTGATCGGCGCCTTGGGTGTGGTGTTGCTCAGCAACATCGTCTATTCCGCCTTCCTGCTGGGCGGGGTGTTCACCGCCGTTGCAGGGCTCTACTTGCTGCTGAACGCCAGTTTCGTGGCCATGGCCCAGATTCTGGTTTACGTGGGCGCGATCAACGTGTTGATCCTGTTCGCGATCATGCTTGTGAACAAGCGGGAAGACCTCAAGGCCATCGCCAACCTCACCACGCGCCGTGTGGTGTCCGCCGGCGTCTGCGCCGGTCTGCTGGCGTTGCTGGTTCGTGTTGTGGTCACCACCCCCTGGTCGCTGCCAGGCCCTGCCGCCGTGGGTGAGGAAGCCACGGCTCGCATTGGTGAGCACCTGTTCACCGATTACCTGCTGCCGTTTGAGGTGGCATCTGTGCTGTTGCTGATGGCCATGATCGGTGCCATTGTCCTGGCCCGTCGTGATGTGTTGGCCACCGATGTGGTCACCGGTGAGGTGGCCGATCAAGGCCTGATTGAGAAGGCCCGTACTCCCCTGCTGATGAATCGAGCGGACTGA
- a CDS encoding CYTH domain-containing protein translates to MALEIERRFLVQSDAWRSSAGPAQPLRQGYLAASAEGVTVRMRLRGTDQAWLTLKAAADAIGLVRHEFEYPIPVADAEALWDLAPHRLDKVRYALDCPSGDWVVDCFQGENAPLVLAEVELASAQADLLIPPWCGEEITGESRWSNAVLAQHPVQSWPEEQRRRFGWP, encoded by the coding sequence ATGGCTCTTGAGATTGAACGGCGCTTTCTGGTGCAGTCGGATGCCTGGCGCAGCAGTGCTGGCCCTGCACAGCCGTTGCGTCAGGGATATCTGGCCGCCAGTGCTGAAGGTGTGACGGTGCGGATGCGTCTGCGTGGCACGGATCAGGCCTGGCTCACCCTGAAGGCTGCTGCTGATGCCATTGGTCTGGTGCGCCACGAGTTCGAATATCCGATTCCCGTGGCGGACGCCGAAGCCTTATGGGATCTGGCGCCGCACCGCCTGGACAAAGTCCGCTACGCCTTGGATTGCCCTAGTGGTGACTGGGTGGTGGATTGTTTCCAGGGCGAGAACGCCCCCTTGGTGCTGGCGGAGGTGGAGCTGGCATCGGCCCAGGCGGATCTGCTGATTCCGCCCTGGTGCGGAGAGGAGATCACAGGGGAATCCCGCTGGAGCAATGCGGTGCTGGCGCAGCACCCGGTTCAGTCCTGGCCCGAAGAGCAGCGTCGTCGTTTTGGCTGGCCCTAA